Proteins from one Megalopta genalis isolate 19385.01 chromosome 1, iyMegGena1_principal, whole genome shotgun sequence genomic window:
- the LOC143260666 gene encoding uncharacterized protein LOC143260666 encodes MLTSGLPDAAEYLIFLLICCCLVSALTWNALSRWLSTPRSPPSRKTPRSRPVESTAARPPRDRRPGGNQFLARTAADGRNHADSVPVKESRAAIDDTVTDKMADNFPTQSQPKTASKDSLRNSTLSTETLLKHRRPGNVPENIEKSITENEDELSAEGATIATTETARDSVQNCRQIVDKLSTHFAVERSDLYRDVREDCSADSKLELAEDPQPLALLPPASFERIDKKPGTGSSWWPSEKMIRSERSGSTERCFGNGFGGTDSAEANEESREAAPRRSKMAVDSPAERLSLGQRDAEICPRMGADYPGEQFGVRPEEGENRIEEKSITRSYENSAGSRGQGKEEEEAEEVEEEGEVVVGPFPVTDSLRNDREDDLAISLAPAPPGKEEEDLNTIIRHMIITELRKHRTMERTILKRVYSDPVSMSPKKHGAKNRSPQPRRPYGFPRPPGPGRKPSQKD; translated from the exons ATGCTAACGTCAGGATTGCCGGACGCGGCGGAATACTTGATATTCCTCCTGATCTGTTGCTGTCTCGTTTCGGCCCTGACGTGGAACGCGCTCTCCCGCTGGCTGAGCACGCCGCGGTCGCCGCCGAGCCGCAAAACGCCGAGATCGAGGCCCGTGGAGTCAACGGCGGCCCGGCCGCCGCGGGATCGCCGGCCCGGAGGAAATCAATTTTTGGCGAGGACCGCCGCGGACGGCCGTAATCACGCCGATTCCGTCCC CGTGAAAGAGTCGCGAGCAGCCATCGACGACACCGTCACCGATAAAATGGCAGACAATTTTCCCACCCAAAGTCAACCAAAGACCGCGTCCAAGGATTCTCTCAGAAACTCTACACTCTCTACTGAAACTCTACTGAAACATCGTCGTCCCGGTAACGTCCCCGAAAACATCGAAAAAAGCATAACAGAAAATGAAGACGAATTATCAGCGGAAGGTGCCACCATAGCAACGACCGAAACAGCGCGCGACTCTGTGCAAAATTGTCGACAAATTGTCGACAAATTGTCGACGCATTTCGCAGTCGAGCGCAGTGATTTGTACCGGGACGTTCGCGAGGACTGTTCCGCGGACTCGAAGCTGGAACTCGCGGAAGATCCACAGCCGCTGGCGCTTCTTCCGCCGGCTTCCTTCGAGAGGATTGACAAGAAGCCGGGAACAGGATCGAGCTGGTGGCCTAGTGAAAAAATGATTAGGTCGGAGCGTTCGGGTTCGACGGAGCGTTGCTTCGGAAACGGATTCGGCGGAACGGATTCGGCGGAGGCGAACGAGGAGAGCCGCGAGGCGGCTCCGCGCCGCTCCAAGATGGCGGTCGATAGTCCGGCGGAACGTTTAAGTCTCGGCCAGCGGGACGCTGAAATATGCCCGCGGATGGGGGCCGATTACCCCGGCGAGCAGTTTGGAGTGCGCCCAGAAGAAGGAGAGAATCGTATCGAGGAGAAATCTATAACGCGCTCGTACGAGAACTCGGCGGGATCTCGCGGACAAggaaaggaggaggaggaggcggaggaggtggaggaggagggggaggtGGTGGTTGGACCGTTTCCAGTCACGGACTCCCTGAGGAATGACCGCGAAGATGATCTCGCGATCTCCTTGGCTCCGGC GCCCCCCGGCAAAGAGGAGGAAGATCTGAACACTATCATCCGGCACATGATAATCACGGAACTGAGGAAGCATCGCACGATGGAACGGACGATTTTGAAGAGGGTGTACTCCGATCCGGTTAGCATGTCGCCGAAGAAACACGGTGCCAAAAACAG GTCTCCTCAGCCTCGCAGGCCATACGGTTTTCCAAGGCCGCCCGGGCCCGGCCGAAAGCCTTCGCAGAAAGACTGA